A region from the Sphingopyxis lindanitolerans genome encodes:
- a CDS encoding acyl-CoA dehydrogenase family protein: protein MDAKETRALDSWDRSRALFEIAGASLAPLVAGDDRQAAHLEWIFLLLLAADSLGGSEAILAQTINYMKIREQFGQPIGSFQALKHRAANLSADIVTSARIAEQAIDSHDAVAGFWSRLAKAAVSETFVRTAGEAVQLHGGIGYTWEHGCHLYLKRARLNEALCRSNSALRDAAASDLIGLLATGVDVMEIAA from the coding sequence ATGGATGCGAAGGAAACACGCGCGCTCGACAGCTGGGATCGTTCGCGTGCGTTGTTTGAAATCGCCGGCGCTTCGCTCGCGCCGCTTGTCGCCGGCGATGATCGGCAGGCCGCTCATCTCGAGTGGATATTCCTCTTGCTCCTCGCCGCCGACAGCCTCGGAGGCTCCGAAGCCATTTTGGCGCAAACGATTAATTATATGAAAATACGCGAACAGTTCGGCCAGCCGATCGGCTCCTTCCAGGCGCTCAAACATCGCGCCGCCAATCTGTCGGCCGATATCGTGACCAGTGCGCGGATCGCCGAGCAGGCAATCGACAGTCATGATGCCGTGGCCGGTTTTTGGTCGCGTCTAGCGAAAGCCGCAGTGAGCGAAACCTTTGTTCGTACCGCGGGTGAGGCGGTCCAGCTTCATGGCGGCATCGGCTATACCTGGGAGCATGGCTGCCATCTTTATCTCAAGCGCGCGCGCCTCAACGAAGCGCTGTGTCGCAGCAACTCGGCCCTCCGGGATGCCGCCGCGTCCGATCTCATCGGGCTCCTTGCCACTGGGGTCGACGTTATGGAGATTGCGGCATGA
- a CDS encoding acyl-CoA dehydrogenase family protein, protein MIVEHKGDPVVFRAALREWLARVVPADWSRKMLRASSDEFVVFQRWWMEERRKVGMATPHWPAEFGGADLRLAHEIIIADEFARANAPPVTLYIVSLNHIPATLLQWGTQKQKDRYLPGVARGEIWCQGFSEPSAGSDLAALRTRAVRDGDNYIVNGQKIWSSYSMYADYCILLTRTDFQASKHRGISYFILDMRAPGVEVRPIRQANGHARFGEIFLTDVVIPAANLVGAENDGWTVAQSTLAAERGILSFERAERRGYAIAALVAEAAADPQSWWREPALRAEFMQIFAEAQASRRLARALLAEKGGGVPLSKMTAAYMKLTSTSLMQRIGDFLVRAHGISAQVDPTGEGTASEGMREYLQSFGETIAAGSNEIMRNLIAERDLGLPR, encoded by the coding sequence ATGATCGTCGAGCATAAGGGCGATCCGGTCGTCTTTCGCGCGGCGCTTCGTGAGTGGCTCGCACGCGTTGTTCCCGCCGACTGGAGCCGCAAGATGCTTCGCGCGAGTTCCGACGAGTTCGTCGTGTTCCAACGCTGGTGGATGGAAGAGCGGCGTAAGGTCGGGATGGCAACCCCACACTGGCCTGCCGAATTTGGCGGTGCCGACCTCCGCCTGGCGCATGAGATCATCATCGCCGACGAATTCGCGCGCGCCAATGCTCCGCCGGTTACCCTTTATATCGTTTCGCTCAACCATATTCCCGCAACGCTGCTGCAATGGGGGACGCAGAAACAGAAGGATCGCTACCTTCCAGGGGTCGCGCGCGGCGAAATATGGTGCCAGGGGTTTTCGGAACCGAGTGCGGGATCGGATCTTGCTGCGCTGCGGACCCGTGCGGTGCGTGACGGTGACAATTACATCGTCAACGGCCAGAAAATATGGTCCTCTTATTCGATGTATGCCGACTATTGCATCCTGCTCACCCGCACCGATTTCCAAGCATCCAAGCATCGCGGCATTTCCTATTTCATTCTCGACATGCGCGCCCCGGGCGTCGAGGTTCGTCCGATCCGGCAGGCGAACGGCCATGCGCGCTTCGGCGAAATCTTCCTTACTGACGTCGTCATTCCGGCTGCAAATCTTGTCGGCGCTGAAAATGACGGCTGGACTGTCGCGCAGTCGACACTCGCTGCCGAGCGTGGCATCTTGAGTTTTGAACGCGCGGAGCGCCGCGGCTATGCAATCGCGGCGCTCGTCGCTGAGGCGGCGGCCGACCCCCAAAGCTGGTGGCGCGAGCCGGCGCTCCGCGCCGAATTCATGCAGATCTTCGCCGAGGCGCAGGCGAGCCGCAGGCTCGCTCGCGCGCTGCTTGCCGAAAAGGGAGGCGGCGTTCCGCTCAGCAAGATGACCGCAGCCTATATGAAATTGACCTCAACCTCACTGATGCAGCGGATCGGTGACTTTCTGGTCCGCGCCCACGGGATTTCGGCGCAGGTCGATCCGACCGGCGAGGGAACGGCCAGCGAGGGAATGCGCGAATATCTTCAGAGCTTCGGCGAGACGATCGCCGCCGGTTCGAACGAGATCATGCGCAACCTCATCGCCGAGCGCGACCTGGGGTTGCCGCGATGA
- a CDS encoding class I adenylate-forming enzyme family protein: MLDLPGGAAFRPTLPDCLQAAAAAYEDAEYLVSSDQRVSFREAERASAKIARALLALGSTKESRVGLLMSNRPFWAVIFFGIARAGGITVPFSTFYQAPEIAWCLAHTDVETLIIEPSYLRQDYLALLEAAIPGLADQKGPTLFFPDFPFLRRIIVAGACDRAWALSLDDALDAAASRAEIDDAFLARVEAAISPADRLLIICTSGSSGEPKAVVHTHGVAVRITNSFLDYLDLRRGDRNYTGQPFFWIGGLNVNLLPALQAGMCLIFADRPEPAELARLIADESITRLSLWPAQIKAIVEAAEREGVSLASVRSGLGAPRDEAGLVIPADRRMGGVLGMTESFGMHSIDRRTTPLPRGKGGTWGRHLPGVERRIVDPITRAVLPPGSKGELEVRGYTLMQGYYKRDREEVFAADGWFATDDLCTIDADDFLYFHGRAGEMIKTSGANVSPREVELALQSHAGIEEAIVFGVPDSVRGETIVAVIVPVGEGRFDEAAARGHLATRISSFKIPHRFVAMAKEEIPRTGSEKPIKGVLRDRLADQSSNKE, from the coding sequence ATGCTTGATCTTCCGGGCGGCGCGGCTTTTCGTCCGACGCTTCCTGATTGTTTGCAGGCTGCCGCGGCAGCCTATGAAGACGCCGAATATCTCGTGTCGAGCGACCAGCGGGTCAGCTTTCGCGAGGCCGAGCGGGCTTCCGCCAAGATTGCGCGCGCGCTCCTTGCTCTCGGGTCGACGAAGGAGAGCCGCGTCGGCCTCCTGATGTCGAACCGCCCGTTCTGGGCGGTGATCTTCTTCGGCATCGCGCGTGCCGGCGGTATAACCGTGCCGTTCAGCACCTTTTACCAAGCACCCGAGATCGCATGGTGTCTCGCGCACACCGACGTCGAGACGCTGATCATCGAGCCTTCCTATTTACGGCAGGACTATCTTGCGCTCCTTGAGGCGGCAATCCCGGGGCTTGCGGACCAGAAAGGGCCGACACTCTTCTTCCCCGACTTTCCTTTTTTGCGGCGCATCATTGTCGCGGGAGCGTGCGATCGCGCGTGGGCATTGTCGCTCGATGACGCGCTCGATGCGGCGGCATCGCGCGCTGAAATCGACGACGCCTTTCTCGCGCGCGTCGAAGCGGCGATCAGCCCGGCCGACCGTCTGCTCATCATCTGCACATCGGGATCGAGCGGCGAACCGAAGGCGGTCGTCCACACACACGGCGTCGCGGTCCGGATCACCAACAGCTTTCTCGACTACCTTGACTTGCGCCGGGGTGATCGCAATTATACCGGTCAGCCCTTCTTCTGGATCGGAGGGCTCAATGTGAACCTGCTCCCGGCGCTTCAGGCCGGGATGTGCCTGATCTTCGCCGATCGACCCGAGCCAGCGGAGCTGGCGCGGCTTATTGCCGACGAGTCGATCACCCGGCTGTCGCTCTGGCCCGCCCAGATCAAGGCGATCGTGGAAGCCGCCGAGCGCGAGGGCGTATCACTGGCGAGTGTGCGCAGCGGCCTCGGTGCCCCGCGTGACGAAGCCGGCCTGGTCATCCCCGCCGATCGCCGTATGGGCGGCGTTCTCGGGATGACCGAGAGTTTCGGCATGCACAGCATCGACCGGCGAACCACGCCGCTGCCGCGCGGCAAGGGCGGCACATGGGGGCGACATCTTCCGGGGGTCGAGCGGCGCATCGTCGACCCCATTACGCGCGCCGTTCTGCCGCCGGGCAGCAAGGGCGAGCTTGAAGTGCGCGGCTACACGCTGATGCAGGGCTATTACAAACGCGATCGCGAGGAAGTATTCGCCGCCGATGGCTGGTTCGCAACCGACGATCTTTGCACCATCGATGCGGATGATTTTCTTTATTTTCACGGTCGTGCAGGCGAGATGATCAAGACGTCGGGCGCCAATGTATCACCGCGCGAGGTCGAACTCGCCCTGCAGTCGCATGCCGGGATCGAGGAAGCGATTGTGTTCGGTGTCCCCGATTCGGTGCGTGGCGAAACCATCGTTGCGGTGATCGTGCCCGTAGGGGAAGGCCGTTTCGACGAGGCGGCGGCGCGTGGGCATCTCGCGACGCGCATTTCAAGCTTCAAGATTCCGCACCGCTTCGTCGCCATGGCGAAGGAGGAAATCCCCCGAACGGGTTCCGAAAAACCGATCAAAGGCGTGCTTCGCGATCGCCTCGCCGATCAAAGCAGCAACAAGGAGTGA
- a CDS encoding enoyl-CoA hydratase/isomerase family protein: MSHLSPPSGYEQYTALRLERADGILTITISNPAKKNAVTPQMSEELATIWETIWVDPETRVVILTGDGDNFCSGADLSGIAARHGSAPPERLTHPTTRVARKHVFGIMECEKPVLAKVRGVAYGLGVNMALASDMVFASENARLCDSHVKAGMVAGDGGVLLWPLAIGFHRAKQYLMTGDPIPAKLAEELGLINACLPDDQLDAHVQAMAEKLRDLPPHAVNYTKMSLNLALKQMTQTAFEASLAYEIYSMGMNDFKEATTAFVEKRKGVFKGN; encoded by the coding sequence GTGTCCCATTTGTCCCCGCCCAGCGGCTATGAACAATATACCGCCCTTCGCCTCGAGCGCGCCGATGGCATATTGACGATAACCATCTCCAACCCGGCCAAGAAAAATGCGGTGACCCCGCAAATGAGCGAGGAACTGGCGACCATTTGGGAAACGATCTGGGTCGACCCCGAAACCCGCGTTGTGATCCTGACGGGCGATGGCGACAATTTCTGTTCGGGCGCCGACTTGTCCGGGATCGCCGCACGGCATGGCTCGGCTCCGCCCGAGCGACTGACGCATCCAACCACGCGCGTCGCAAGGAAGCATGTCTTCGGCATCATGGAGTGCGAGAAGCCGGTCCTAGCCAAGGTGCGCGGCGTTGCTTATGGTCTTGGTGTCAATATGGCGCTCGCGAGTGACATGGTGTTCGCGTCGGAAAATGCGCGGTTGTGCGACAGCCACGTCAAGGCGGGCATGGTAGCTGGTGACGGCGGGGTATTGCTCTGGCCGCTTGCGATTGGCTTTCACCGCGCCAAGCAATATCTAATGACCGGCGATCCAATCCCCGCCAAACTCGCCGAAGAACTGGGCCTGATCAACGCTTGCCTTCCCGACGACCAGCTTGACGCGCACGTCCAGGCGATGGCCGAAAAGCTACGCGATCTGCCACCGCATGCGGTCAATTATACAAAGATGTCGCTCAATCTCGCGCTGAAGCAGATGACGCAGACGGCGTTCGAGGCCTCGCTCGCCTATGAAATCTATTCGATGGGAATGAACGACTTCAAAGAGGCGACCACTGCCTTTGTCGAGAAGCGCAAAGGCGTATTCAAGGGCAATTGA
- a CDS encoding class I adenylate-forming enzyme family protein, which produces MAEAFDLEADSTPRRSTAEVETILTAPGAPFEMATIEVEGAPTRVYVHAKADLRAIFEESRRFGDAIFLQYLDEKISFEAHWRAATTLAHHLADSVGVGKGDRVAVCMRNYPEWSVAAWAALAVGAVLVPLNAWGTGEDIARQVGETGAKLLFADSERMTRLEGHDLGGVPQISVRGAGRGRPLDELIGCPGTWADLDPPALRDPGLKPDDLATLFYSSGTTGRSRAVFGTHRNITTNLVNTGVRAARAALRRGDELPPPTGPNSLLLGVPLFHVTGFNAVLVPALAAGSRVVLMYKWDAGEAALLIEEERVTATTLVPTMWLQLLESVEAGIHDLSSLVTAGSGGAAAGASLFDRLRHRIPCASIGQGYGATETASLIAAICCEDLDHRPGSVGLPVPCCDVRIVDDDGFDVPPGVRGELLVRGANVTQGYWPLGEAEPAARGDGDWYATGDLVRQDSEGFLYILDRKKDLIIRGGENIHCLEIEEALRAHEAIIDAAVLGRFHPILGEDVVAVVQLAEAAPRPSDSDVAFFLSDRLSAHKCPVAIDYQWEPLPRNAAGKVLKPLLRERMSR; this is translated from the coding sequence GTGGCCGAAGCATTCGATCTCGAAGCCGACTCGACGCCGCGCCGCAGCACCGCCGAGGTCGAGACGATACTCACCGCACCCGGCGCGCCCTTCGAAATGGCAACGATCGAAGTGGAGGGCGCGCCGACCCGTGTCTATGTCCATGCCAAGGCTGATCTTCGCGCCATATTCGAGGAGTCGCGGCGTTTCGGGGATGCGATCTTTCTTCAATATCTGGACGAGAAGATCAGCTTCGAGGCGCATTGGCGCGCCGCGACCACTCTTGCCCATCATCTGGCGGACAGCGTTGGCGTCGGGAAAGGAGACCGCGTCGCGGTCTGCATGCGCAATTATCCCGAATGGTCGGTTGCGGCGTGGGCGGCGCTGGCGGTTGGCGCGGTGCTTGTGCCGCTCAACGCTTGGGGAACGGGTGAGGACATCGCGCGGCAGGTGGGCGAGACCGGAGCGAAGCTGTTGTTCGCAGACAGCGAGCGGATGACACGGCTCGAAGGTCATGATCTGGGTGGCGTGCCGCAGATTTCAGTCCGGGGTGCGGGCCGGGGCAGGCCGCTCGATGAACTCATCGGATGTCCTGGCACCTGGGCTGATCTCGACCCGCCCGCGCTGCGCGATCCCGGCCTCAAACCCGACGACCTTGCGACGCTCTTCTACAGCTCGGGGACGACGGGCCGCAGCCGTGCGGTGTTCGGAACGCACCGCAACATCACGACCAACCTTGTCAACACCGGTGTGCGCGCGGCACGCGCTGCGCTGCGCCGCGGCGATGAACTGCCGCCGCCGACCGGGCCCAACAGCCTTCTCCTCGGCGTCCCGCTGTTTCACGTCACCGGGTTCAACGCCGTGCTTGTGCCCGCGCTGGCCGCGGGTAGCCGCGTCGTCCTGATGTATAAATGGGACGCGGGGGAAGCAGCGCTGCTCATCGAAGAAGAGCGCGTGACCGCGACGACGCTCGTTCCAACCATGTGGCTTCAGCTACTCGAAAGTGTCGAAGCCGGCATCCATGATCTCTCATCACTCGTCACCGCAGGGTCAGGCGGTGCGGCGGCTGGCGCGTCGCTTTTCGACCGGCTTCGCCACCGCATTCCTTGCGCGTCGATCGGACAGGGCTATGGCGCGACCGAAACCGCTTCGCTGATTGCCGCTATCTGCTGCGAGGATCTCGATCACCGCCCCGGCAGCGTCGGGCTCCCGGTACCGTGCTGCGACGTGCGGATCGTCGACGACGACGGGTTCGACGTTCCGCCTGGGGTCCGCGGCGAGCTTCTCGTACGCGGCGCGAACGTCACCCAGGGCTATTGGCCGCTGGGCGAAGCCGAACCCGCGGCGAGGGGCGACGGTGATTGGTACGCAACGGGCGATCTCGTGCGGCAGGATAGCGAGGGTTTCCTCTATATCCTCGACCGGAAGAAGGATCTGATCATCCGCGGCGGCGAGAATATCCATTGCCTCGAGATCGAGGAAGCACTTCGCGCGCATGAAGCGATCATCGACGCCGCCGTGCTCGGTCGATTTCATCCGATCCTCGGCGAGGATGTCGTAGCGGTCGTCCAACTCGCGGAAGCCGCGCCGCGACCCTCGGATTCGGACGTCGCCTTCTTTCTTTCTGACCGGCTGTCGGCGCACAAATGCCCGGTCGCAATCGACTATCAATGGGAACCGCTTCCGCGCAATGCGGCGGGCAAGGTCCTGAAGCCGCTCCTGCGCGAAAGGATGTCGCGGTGA
- a CDS encoding MFS transporter produces the protein MNGASAPKRSIGRLVVALMMVEMISSFENSMTITALPTIARQFNDIAHVGWLITGFVLVQAGTAAVGGRLGDIYGRRRMLAIIAILCAAGSVVSALATTLEGIIIGRAIQGVSGALLPLCFGIVREYVPQEKVAFWVGCLSGAYAVGAGLGNVLAGFLVDLGGWHTIFLFTAGYSVLALIPLATMVPETTRLTLKGQTDYLGGLLFVPAVALTLYGFGNISSSPFLSVTVAGCSLIGLGLIALWAWHESRHPEPLIDVRLLANRDIALANLCYALLGLGMVQMPIISMMLLQQPVWTGIGLGVTATIAGIVKTPTAFGSAVASPLSGYISGRFGGRASIVTGSALGIVGWGGLTLFHDSIALAVMWMTIGVAAIAMLLAAVPNIVLAHVPLSRSSEATGLSMVVKGIFAGVGAQAVTAILGSRSILGADGTAYPSREGFMLCLGLTTGTAVLILLTGLTIGRGKPTPAAEENTVREVAA, from the coding sequence GTGAACGGGGCATCGGCGCCGAAGCGGTCGATCGGTCGGCTCGTCGTCGCGCTGATGATGGTCGAGATGATCAGTTCGTTCGAAAACAGCATGACGATTACCGCGCTGCCGACAATAGCGCGCCAGTTCAACGATATTGCCCATGTCGGGTGGCTCATCACCGGTTTCGTCCTTGTTCAGGCAGGGACAGCGGCAGTCGGCGGGCGGCTTGGCGACATCTACGGGCGCCGTCGGATGCTCGCCATCATTGCGATTCTCTGCGCCGCGGGATCGGTCGTCAGCGCGCTCGCGACGACGCTTGAGGGTATTATCATTGGCCGCGCTATCCAGGGCGTCTCAGGCGCGCTGCTGCCGCTTTGTTTCGGCATCGTCCGCGAATATGTGCCGCAGGAGAAGGTCGCCTTCTGGGTCGGCTGCCTGTCGGGTGCCTATGCGGTGGGGGCGGGGCTCGGCAACGTCCTGGCCGGATTTCTGGTAGACCTTGGCGGCTGGCACACCATCTTCCTCTTCACCGCCGGCTACAGCGTGCTGGCGCTCATCCCGCTGGCGACGATGGTTCCCGAAACGACGCGCCTTACGCTTAAGGGCCAAACCGACTATCTTGGGGGCCTTTTGTTCGTGCCCGCGGTCGCGCTCACCCTCTACGGTTTCGGCAATATCTCGAGCAGCCCGTTTTTGTCGGTCACCGTCGCAGGCTGTTCATTGATCGGCCTTGGATTGATCGCGCTTTGGGCCTGGCACGAAAGTCGTCATCCCGAACCGCTTATCGACGTGCGCCTGCTCGCGAACCGCGACATCGCGCTTGCTAATCTCTGCTATGCATTGCTCGGCCTCGGGATGGTCCAGATGCCGATCATCTCGATGATGCTCCTGCAGCAGCCGGTCTGGACGGGCATCGGCCTTGGCGTGACCGCTACGATCGCTGGGATCGTGAAAACCCCCACCGCGTTCGGCTCTGCCGTGGCTTCGCCGCTCAGCGGCTATATCAGCGGGCGTTTCGGCGGTCGGGCGTCGATCGTCACTGGTTCGGCGCTTGGTATCGTCGGTTGGGGCGGGCTCACCCTGTTTCATGATTCGATCGCGCTGGCGGTGATGTGGATGACGATCGGCGTCGCGGCGATCGCGATGCTGCTGGCCGCGGTGCCCAATATCGTTCTCGCCCACGTTCCGCTATCGCGCAGCAGCGAAGCCACCGGCCTGTCGATGGTGGTTAAGGGCATTTTCGCCGGCGTCGGGGCACAGGCGGTAACGGCAATCCTGGGAAGCCGTTCGATCCTAGGTGCCGACGGGACCGCCTATCCTTCGCGCGAGGGCTTCATGCTCTGCCTTGGCCTGACGACAGGGACCGCGGTGCTCATTCTTCTCACGGGGCTCACGATCGGACGCGGGAAACCGACACCCGCAGCCGAAGAAAACACGGTGCGGGAGGTGGCCGCATGA
- a CDS encoding phosphotransferase family protein translates to MSGAGTGPEGVRPVEARDQLDRDSLQRWLDAAVPGAGPVHGLYAFNGGNSNPTFLLVTAAGELVLRRKPIGNLLPSAHAVDREFRVMAALRQTDVPVPRVHALCEDDAVLGAAFYVMDRVPGRVIWDLSLPGFEPGERAALYTDQIDTIARLHAVDPNAIGLADYGRSGNYNERQISRWVRQYRASAGQTIDSMEALIDALSAAIPASNAAVIVHGDLRLDNMVIAERTPAVAALLDWELSTIGNPDADFAYYLMHWDLPAGERSSLGGHNLAALGIPSCDEALQRYTGTSGRAIPDIAWYIAYNMFRLAAIRAGMAARVRAGTASNERMASAAASIPKLARRALDLLGG, encoded by the coding sequence ATGAGCGGCGCCGGAACAGGGCCCGAAGGCGTCCGCCCCGTCGAAGCGCGCGATCAACTCGATCGCGACAGCCTGCAGCGCTGGCTCGACGCCGCGGTTCCCGGGGCCGGGCCGGTCCACGGCCTTTACGCTTTCAATGGCGGCAATTCGAACCCGACTTTCCTGCTTGTCACTGCGGCTGGCGAACTCGTCCTGCGGCGCAAGCCGATCGGCAATCTGCTCCCCTCGGCGCATGCGGTCGATCGGGAATTTCGCGTCATGGCGGCGCTCCGCCAAACCGATGTTCCGGTGCCGCGTGTTCACGCGCTCTGCGAGGACGACGCGGTGCTCGGCGCGGCCTTCTATGTCATGGACCGGGTGCCGGGGCGCGTGATCTGGGATCTGTCGCTTCCCGGCTTCGAGCCCGGCGAACGAGCGGCTCTTTATACCGATCAGATCGACACGATCGCGCGGCTTCACGCGGTCGATCCGAACGCCATCGGCCTTGCCGACTATGGCCGGTCCGGGAATTACAACGAACGCCAGATCAGCCGCTGGGTACGCCAATATCGCGCGTCGGCGGGCCAGACGATCGATTCCATGGAGGCCCTTATCGACGCCTTGTCGGCGGCGATCCCCGCTTCTAATGCTGCGGTGATCGTCCATGGCGATCTCAGACTCGACAATATGGTCATCGCCGAACGCACACCGGCGGTGGCCGCGCTTCTGGACTGGGAATTGTCGACGATCGGCAATCCCGACGCCGACTTCGCTTATTATCTCATGCATTGGGATTTGCCTGCGGGCGAGCGCAGCAGCCTCGGCGGGCACAATTTGGCCGCGCTGGGCATACCGTCGTGCGATGAGGCGCTGCAGCGCTATACCGGGACGAGCGGCCGCGCGATTCCGGACATCGCCTGGTATATCGCCTATAATATGTTTCGCCTTGCGGCGATCCGCGCCGGAATGGCGGCGCGGGTACGGGCGGGGACGGCGTCCAACGAACGCATGGCGAGCGCCGCCGCGAGCATTCCGAAGCTGGCACGGCGGGCGCTGGACCTGCTAGGAGGGTGA
- a CDS encoding IclR family transcriptional regulator gives MSGSRRQDEDREKDEASHPRLEFRYESDGRGGLVKSAVRALEVLELFDDLGRRAVVTEIAEILGYPISSTSVLLQTLAACGYLDLDPRDRSYYPTARVALLGHRTSEAFVTNGPILRLMTDLSDRTGAIVILAARSGVGLKYINILQARGRNAPHIVLGSVRPLTESQGGYAILSRMREREMQRIVTRIRTQSDRPEAVPTQRQVQERIDEGRARGYFFGVDPVVTQGAQLATAFPDHIASEMSLIIGGPTQSIESRVAEIVDAISNGSRHHLNFDLIRRG, from the coding sequence ATGTCGGGTTCGCGGCGACAGGACGAGGACCGGGAAAAGGACGAGGCGTCGCATCCGCGGCTCGAATTCCGCTACGAGTCCGACGGCCGCGGTGGGCTCGTCAAATCGGCGGTTCGCGCGCTCGAGGTCCTCGAGCTTTTCGATGATCTCGGGCGCCGCGCGGTTGTCACCGAAATCGCGGAAATTCTGGGATATCCGATATCGAGTACATCGGTCCTGCTGCAGACGCTTGCGGCTTGCGGCTATCTCGATCTCGATCCCCGCGACCGGAGCTATTATCCGACCGCGCGCGTCGCGCTCCTCGGCCACCGGACGAGCGAGGCCTTTGTCACCAATGGCCCGATCCTGCGCCTGATGACCGATCTCAGCGATCGCACGGGCGCGATCGTCATCCTGGCGGCGCGCAGCGGCGTCGGGCTCAAATATATCAACATCCTCCAGGCGCGCGGCCGCAACGCGCCGCACATCGTGCTGGGATCGGTCCGGCCGCTTACCGAAAGCCAGGGAGGCTACGCGATCCTTAGCCGCATGCGCGAGCGCGAGATGCAACGCATCGTCACGCGTATCCGCACCCAGTCTGACCGGCCCGAGGCCGTCCCTACGCAGCGCCAGGTCCAGGAACGCATCGACGAAGGGCGCGCCCGCGGCTATTTCTTCGGTGTCGATCCCGTCGTAACGCAGGGCGCGCAGCTCGCGACCGCCTTTCCCGACCATATCGCGAGCGAGATGAGCCTGATCATCGGCGGCCCAACCCAGTCGATCGAGTCGCGCGTCGCCGAAATCGTCGACGCCATCTCGAACGGATCGCGTCACCATCTCAATTTCGATCTCATCCGGCGCGGCTGA
- a CDS encoding Rieske 2Fe-2S domain-containing protein gives MTKIAAPNTAALGERQAMPSKETNELLTRVEGDAPMGRMLRQHHWVPAVRAAKLVADGAPAHVRLFGRDYVAFRATDGRVGLLDEACPHRRASLLLARNEDCALTCIFHGWKIGVDGTLLDTPTQFHRKEAFAASVKVRRYPVREAGGLVWVWLGDDGEAPPFPEFEFTQLPPENIVVASAQIDCNWIQGLEAALDPVHVGILHSSFIGSGRGYLGLTSAATPYFQVLPKDFGLQVAALRPLGDGTTYVRVTSYVMPYYGFTPPNDPKLADRTVLIAVPVDDTHTRQFFVRYNLFGSPIDNHFAETVEASDPDNYTPFPGGKDAVWGQDREAMKNGHFTGFPRNIFSEDMVVQVSMGPITDRSEEHLSESDIGIVHGRRLLIEAACAFQEGKHPVGAPEGIDYRSVRAPTGLIKGGTDWQAELSTLEDAPTPEPSLAGEPG, from the coding sequence ATGACCAAAATCGCGGCGCCGAACACCGCCGCCTTGGGAGAGAGGCAAGCCATGCCGTCGAAAGAGACGAACGAATTGCTGACGCGGGTCGAAGGTGACGCCCCGATGGGCCGGATGCTTCGCCAGCATCACTGGGTTCCGGCGGTCCGTGCCGCCAAGCTCGTCGCCGATGGCGCACCCGCGCATGTCCGGCTCTTCGGGCGCGATTATGTCGCGTTTCGCGCGACTGACGGACGTGTCGGCCTTCTCGACGAGGCGTGCCCGCATCGCCGCGCGTCGCTTCTGCTCGCGCGCAATGAGGATTGCGCGCTGACCTGCATTTTCCACGGCTGGAAGATTGGCGTCGATGGCACCCTCCTCGACACGCCGACCCAGTTCCATCGCAAGGAAGCCTTTGCCGCCTCGGTGAAGGTGCGTCGTTATCCCGTGCGCGAAGCGGGCGGGCTGGTCTGGGTCTGGCTCGGCGACGACGGTGAGGCGCCGCCTTTTCCCGAGTTCGAATTCACACAGCTTCCGCCAGAAAATATCGTCGTCGCCTCGGCCCAGATCGACTGCAACTGGATACAGGGCCTCGAGGCGGCGCTCGATCCCGTCCATGTCGGGATACTGCACAGCAGCTTCATTGGATCGGGGCGTGGCTATCTCGGCCTTACATCGGCCGCTACTCCCTATTTCCAGGTGCTTCCCAAGGACTTCGGACTTCAGGTGGCGGCGCTACGCCCGCTCGGTGACGGCACTACTTATGTCCGCGTCACCAGCTATGTGATGCCTTATTATGGCTTTACTCCGCCCAACGATCCGAAGCTCGCCGACCGCACCGTGTTGATCGCGGTTCCGGTCGATGACACGCACACGCGGCAGTTCTTCGTGCGGTACAATCTCTTCGGCTCGCCGATCGACAATCATTTCGCCGAGACCGTCGAGGCCTCGGACCCCGACAATTATACGCCTTTCCCCGGCGGAAAGGACGCCGTCTGGGGGCAGGATCGCGAGGCGATGAAGAACGGGCATTTTACCGGATTTCCGCGCAATATCTTTAGCGAAGACATGGTCGTTCAGGTCAGCATGGGGCCGATCACCGATCGGTCGGAAGAGCATCTTTCCGAAAGCGATATCGGGATCGTCCATGGCCGGCGCCTTCTGATCGAGGCCGCGTGCGCCTTTCAGGAGGGAAAGCACCCCGTCGGCGCGCCCGAGGGCATCGATTACCGGTCGGTCCGCGCGCCGACCGGGCTGATCAAGGGCGGCACGGATTGGCAGGCGGAGCTTTCGACGCTCGAGGACGCGCCCACGCCCGAACCGTCGCTTGCCGGCGAACCGGGCTGA